ACGGCGCGATCGTCGGCGGGTTCGCAACGCTTGCCGGCGGGCCGAACAATATGGCGGTACTCCAGATCTCGGGAATTAGCGTGAGCTTCTTCGACTGGATGAAGGTGGGCCTGCCGGTGACGCTTGCGATGCTTCCCGTATGCTGGTTCTTCCTTGTGAGGGCTTTTCCGCCCGAGCGGTTCGAGCGCAAGACCGTTGCGGCGATTATCGAGAAAACCGAAAGCGCCGGCAAGACGACGGCGCACGAGAAGAAGGCGCTCGGGTTCGTCGTTGGTATGCCGGTGTTGTGGATTGCGGGCAACTGGATACCGGTTTTGAACGTTACCGTGGTGGCGCTGCTCGGCCTCGTTGCAACGTTTCTTCCCGGCATCAGATTGCTCACCTGGGAAGAGTATCAGAAATCCGTACCATGGGTGGTGCTTGTTATGGTGGGGTCCATCTTTTCGATGAGCAGCCTCATGGTGAAGACGGGCGTCATCGACTTCATCGGATCGATCGTTGCGGCAACGGGTATGTTCACGCTGGCGTTTCCCGCGGCGCTGCTTTTGTACCTTCTGTTCGCATACGGCATCTTCACACTCTGCCCCGTCGGGGGCGTGTGGGAAGCCCTGTTCGTCCCTGTGCTCGTGGGCTTCTGCGTACAGTCGGGCGTATCGCCTACCGTTGCTCCGTTCGCCATTCTGTTTGCGTTCGGCGGAAATTTTCTTCTGCCCATCAACCCGCTCAACATGTACGCGTTCGCCTATGGCTACTTCAGGTTCGGCGATCTGTTCAAAGCGGGGATCGTTCCGGCGCTCGTCCTCATCGCGCTTGATGCATTCTGGACACCGTTCATCGTGGGAGTTTTGGGCATATAAGTTGACGGGGTCTCGTCGTGAGGGTGCAGGTAAGGGGGTTTCATGCTGGAATCGCATAAGGGAGGTAGCAAAGATCCGTGACCGCGAGCGGTGCGAGTGGGAATTCATCAAGACGAAAGAAAGGTAAACGAATGGCTGATT
Above is a genomic segment from Raoultibacter phocaeensis containing:
- a CDS encoding SLC13 family permease, with amino-acid sequence MVVSSRILTKQNIGIGAAALALLVSLFIPGTEALPREGVLMLGVFGMAAILWICESLPVGITGLLALTFATMLGIAPLGEAFSGFATPTMFYLLAAFSLSAVLGKTSYGMRLVVFLMKKTHGDSRLIVLAFMSAAALLSSVMSDTAAVLMFVGFAKGILDALGCKPKESNFGRCLFIGLLYGAIVGGFATLAGGPNNMAVLQISGISVSFFDWMKVGLPVTLAMLPVCWFFLVRAFPPERFERKTVAAIIEKTESAGKTTAHEKKALGFVVGMPVLWIAGNWIPVLNVTVVALLGLVATFLPGIRLLTWEEYQKSVPWVVLVMVGSIFSMSSLMVKTGVIDFIGSIVAATGMFTLAFPAALLLYLLFAYGIFTLCPVGGVWEALFVPVLVGFCVQSGVSPTVAPFAILFAFGGNFLLPINPLNMYAFAYGYFRFGDLFKAGIVPALVLIALDAFWTPFIVGVLGI